DNA from Pseudomonadota bacterium:
GCATCAATTAGCATCGTAGAATCGGTGCTACGATTACCCTTCGGTCCATGGCCTCCAGCTCGATGTTTTAATATGTGAATATCCTGTATTGGATTTGCACGTTGAGTGATTGACCACAAGATTTCATTGCCGTTGATTGGATCTATATCTTCGCTAACTGCTATCACATACTTTCCACAATCGGCACGGAAGTTAGATATTCCATAAAGAGCTCGCCAAATCTCTGTAGTTTTTGCTTCGCGGGCCATTCGAATGAAAGTAACTTTGCGTAAATTCGTCAAAGGTTCGTGAAGTGTAACGCTTTGGATACCTTGTATGCCAAGATTATCTCTTAGGTGAGCTAAAAACATTGGTTCATAGGCAACCTTCTTTATTACTGAACTTTCACTGGGAGTTACTTGGCTAATTATCGAGGCTAAAACCGGTTTCGTCTTGGAAGTGATTGCTGTCACGTGCATCTGCATGTTGAATTCTTCAAGCGCGATATGCCCATGGCTCTCACCAAATGGCGCTTCTGGTTCTAAGTAGTCGGTCTCCACAAATCCCTCTATAACCAATTCAGCATCGGCAGGGACCGTAAGATCGATGGTTTTGCATCTCACAATATGCATAGGTTCGCCGGCCAAACCTCCGGCGACCTCCATTTCATCCATATTTTTAGGTAATTTTTGAGGTCCAGTAAAAGCCACGTGTGGCGGTGCACCTATAACAAAAGCACAGGGCATTTTTTCACCGAGTTTTTTGTATTTGCACCAGTGTTCGTAACCACCAGCGCCACCAGTCCGACTGGCCATTCGAACACAAAGTCGATTGGATGATTTTAACCCAGCTCGATAGGTGCCCATATTCTGAATTCCTGTTTCTGGATCCTTAGTTATACAATTGGTTGCGGTGAAATATGGTGCGCAGTCATAACCAGGCGTCGAAATAGGTATCGGAAGTGCATCAAGCCCTTTTCCTTCCCCAACAAGTTCATCTCCTTTCCAGATAGTTTCCTGACATGGAGCAACATTTACTTCTATTGGAAGTATCGGGTTTGCAATGGCTTGTTCCCAATGTTTCCCTATCGAATCCAATTCGACATCCATACCGATTCGATAAACTTCCGGCGTAGTCGCTAAAGCACCCACCACAACCGGCATGCGATATCTTCTACCTTTACTGTCGACAACATTTTCGAAAAACCACGCTTTGCGCTCGTATTCGGGTATACCTCCTCTAAATTGCCAGCGAACTAACGGGTGCAGCTCCGTATCTTTGTTTATTGGCCGGCTTATTTTGCGCAGCAAGCCTGCACTCTCTAACCTTAATAAATGGTCCTGAAAATCGCTGTAATTGCGCTTTATCATAAATCCGTCCTATTTGTTGGACTCTGGAATACCGTCCCATTTAATTTCTTCATTAGGCTCCTCATCTCCGACACCGGGATTACCAATATTGAGTGTGCGCACTTCAGTATTCATTTCGACATCATTGCGGCGATATTTTGCGATAATTTTGCCTGTTTCCCAATAATCACTCCGCACAGCGCGACGTGCCATGATATCTAGTTCGGCATTCCATTCGCCAAGGTCATAGCCATACCATGGACGCTCTGGTTTTATCTCGGGCAGACCTAATTCATTCCAGATCTCTGCCGCTTTTTCCATGTATTGACGCTTCGGCAGGGCAACCGGTGGCAAGTCTTCCTTCAAAGTGGCGTCAATCAGTACAGCAGAATCCTCAGAGTCAATCATACTTCGAGGGCCATGGCCCTCGTGTTTGTGGGGCAACATATGAGTGTCTCGATGGGGTTTGCAGCGATATGACATAGCCCAAAAAATTGCATTTGCATCATCAGGGTCGATGTCCTCGTCTATGGCGACAACCCATTTTCCTTCTGCCATTCGGTGTGCGGCAGTAGCATAAAGTGCTCGCCAAACTTCCGTTCGAGCTGCTCCCTTTTTCATTATTATCAAAATCAGCTTGTGAAGAGACGTCAAAGGCTCGTGCGTTGAGACCCTTACGAGACCTTGTATGCCTACGGCGTCTCGTAGGTGCCCTAATAGCTTTGCCTCGTACGCTGGCCGTTTAATAGTAGCTGATTCGCTTGGTGTTACTTGGCTGACCCAAGAAGTAATCACTGCATTTTTCTTACGTGTAATTGCTGTAACATCCATAAAGCCATTGTATTCCTGCAAATTGACATGTCCGTGGCTCTCACCAAAAGGAGCCTCCGGCTCAAGCCATTCGGTACTAATGAAGCCCTCTACAACAACTTCAGCGTCGGCTGGCACAATTAGGTCTATCGTCTTTGCTTTCACCATATGTAATGGTGCATTTACTAGCCCACCCGAGACATGATGCTCATCAAGTCCATGAGGCAGCTTTTGTACTGAGGTAAAAGACACAATTGGCGGACAGCCGAGAACGACGGCACAAGGCATAGGCTCACCACGCTCTTTCCATTCGAGCCAATGTAGATACCCGCCTGTATGATGCTCAATTGAGGGGTTAAAACCTAATCGGTCTGGTGCTTTAAGTTGCGCGCGATAATTACCATTGTTGTATGACCCATCAACGGGGCTTTTTGTAATAAAGTGTGATGACGACATATAAGGGGCATTGTCCCAACCGGGGGTTGATATTGGGACCGGTATGGAATCTAATCCATGGCCGTCCAGAAGTTGTTCACCAATAAATACTTGTTCGTGGCAAGGCGCATCATTTGATTCTAGAGTGATTGGCGGAACTGGATTATTCATTGCATTAATCCACGTGGACCCTATCTCATCGATCTCACAACCCATGCCAGTTTTATAAATTTGTCTGCTCCCTGCGAGGCCGCAAACAAGAACTGGAATATCAAATTTCCGGCCTTTACTGTCCACAACATTGGTAAACAGCCATGCTTTTCGCTCTTTATCGCTGATGCCTCCCCTAAACTGCCAGCGTACTAAGGGATGCATTTCGGTATCTTTATTAATTTCTCTATCAATTTCAATGAGAAGGTCAGCCGAACGTAATGCCTCTATGTGATCGTGCAGGTCGGGATACTGACGTTTTGCACTCATTTTAAATTGCCCCCGTATTCGCTGATATTAATTCGAGCTTCTGACTAAAAACTCGTACAATATCGTCCAAGGTGGTTCAATCTCAATTTGTGTAAGTTGTGAAAATGTTTGCATTGACGCAGGGCAGTCAAAACGTCAATGTCTTCTTCCGATTGACAAGGGTTGACCAAATGAAAGCTGCAGCGTTTGATTACATCAGGCCGGATACACTTGAAGCAGTGTTGGAAGCGTTGGACCGTGCAGGTGACGAAGGTCGCATTATAGCTGGTGGGCAAACTTTGGTTCCAATGATGGCAATGCGTTTGGTCAAAGCAGAATTATTAATAGACATTAATCATATCCAAACCTTAGCAGGTATACAGACATCTAATGAAAACCTCTCAATCAGGGCATGCACCAGGCAAGCCGAGGCTGCGGCATCTGAGAAGATTATCAATAAATTGCCTCTCCTCGCAAAAGCGTTGGAGCATGTTGGTCATACCCAAACCCGCAATCGTGGAACGGTCGGTGGGAGTATAGCCAATGCAGACCCGTCGGCAGAAATACCTATTGTGGCTCGTTGTTTGGATGCAAAGATCGTGGCACTTAGAAAAGATGGTGAAAGACAAATTTGTGCTGGTGATTTTTTCTATTCTGCTATGGATACAGCACTAGAAGATACAGAGTGTCTCACTGAAGTACGCTTTCCGATTTGGAGTGAGGAAGTCGTTGGGAGTGGGTTCCATGAGGTGAGTATTCGCAATAGCGATTATGCACTCGTTGCAGTAGCGGCTCAGCTAGCAACGGATTTTGGGGGCAAATGCACTCGTGCAGCCGTTGCTGTAGGGGGCTGTGCCCCTGCTGCAGTAAAGATCGATGCGGTAGAAAAAGCACTTGTGGGTAAACCTCTTTCTGATGCTGTCTTAGATGAGGCATGCGGCTTGATAATGGAAGCACTAGACCCTGATACCGATGTTCACGCTACGGCCGAATATCGAAAACGTGTTGCGGGGAGGATTACTCGCAGGGTATTGGAGGAGGCTAGGGCTGAGGTTTATGAGGCAAGGAATGAGTGAACAGTATTTAAAAAAGATAAACGTAACGGTAAATGGAATGTCTCAAGTCGCTCAAATTCCACCTCGTATGACACTTCTTGACTTTCTTCGTGACGAGCTCGATTTGACTGGTAGCCATGCGGGGTGCGAACATGGTGTCTGTGGTGCGTGTTCGGTCATTCACGATGGTGCTCCGGTGCGCT
Protein-coding regions in this window:
- a CDS encoding UbiD family decarboxylase; amino-acid sequence: MIKRNYSDFQDHLLRLESAGLLRKISRPINKDTELHPLVRWQFRGGIPEYERKAWFFENVVDSKGRRYRMPVVVGALATTPEVYRIGMDVELDSIGKHWEQAIANPILPIEVNVAPCQETIWKGDELVGEGKGLDALPIPISTPGYDCAPYFTATNCITKDPETGIQNMGTYRAGLKSSNRLCVRMASRTGGAGGYEHWCKYKKLGEKMPCAFVIGAPPHVAFTGPQKLPKNMDEMEVAGGLAGEPMHIVRCKTIDLTVPADAELVIEGFVETDYLEPEAPFGESHGHIALEEFNMQMHVTAITSKTKPVLASIISQVTPSESSVIKKVAYEPMFLAHLRDNLGIQGIQSVTLHEPLTNLRKVTFIRMAREAKTTEIWRALYGISNFRADCGKYVIAVSEDIDPINGNEILWSITQRANPIQDIHILKHRAGGHGPKGNRSTDSTMLIDATIKSKSANSAIPCRPSLNIRKAGKTTILSHLQDNLGIQGIKKVAVGGPEPTPHFVILTMDRGSLRSEIWRALNGTANFRNTNIKLVVAVDDDIDSCNPDSIFWAFAYRCNPTLDSTIITYGDVKQASGAEIFEFSSGSSLLIDATMEGEVMPPLALPTRPFMEKAAEIWKELELPALSPEIPWYGPNLGDWSDRWEQMARRAVEGDYAENGRLTAQQTERGLKPGTPLRQVRPEIN
- a CDS encoding UbiD family decarboxylase, translating into MSAKRQYPDLHDHIEALRSADLLIEIDREINKDTEMHPLVRWQFRGGISDKERKAWLFTNVVDSKGRKFDIPVLVCGLAGSRQIYKTGMGCEIDEIGSTWINAMNNPVPPITLESNDAPCHEQVFIGEQLLDGHGLDSIPVPISTPGWDNAPYMSSSHFITKSPVDGSYNNGNYRAQLKAPDRLGFNPSIEHHTGGYLHWLEWKERGEPMPCAVVLGCPPIVSFTSVQKLPHGLDEHHVSGGLVNAPLHMVKAKTIDLIVPADAEVVVEGFISTEWLEPEAPFGESHGHVNLQEYNGFMDVTAITRKKNAVITSWVSQVTPSESATIKRPAYEAKLLGHLRDAVGIQGLVRVSTHEPLTSLHKLILIIMKKGAARTEVWRALYATAAHRMAEGKWVVAIDEDIDPDDANAIFWAMSYRCKPHRDTHMLPHKHEGHGPRSMIDSEDSAVLIDATLKEDLPPVALPKRQYMEKAAEIWNELGLPEIKPERPWYGYDLGEWNAELDIMARRAVRSDYWETGKIIAKYRRNDVEMNTEVRTLNIGNPGVGDEEPNEEIKWDGIPESNK
- a CDS encoding xanthine dehydrogenase family protein subunit M; translated protein: MFALTQGSQNVNVFFRLTRVDQMKAAAFDYIRPDTLEAVLEALDRAGDEGRIIAGGQTLVPMMAMRLVKAELLIDINHIQTLAGIQTSNENLSIRACTRQAEAAASEKIINKLPLLAKALEHVGHTQTRNRGTVGGSIANADPSAEIPIVARCLDAKIVALRKDGERQICAGDFFYSAMDTALEDTECLTEVRFPIWSEEVVGSGFHEVSIRNSDYALVAVAAQLATDFGGKCTRAAVAVGGCAPAAVKIDAVEKALVGKPLSDAVLDEACGLIMEALDPDTDVHATAEYRKRVAGRITRRVLEEARAEVYEARNE